One Staphylococcus simiae genomic region harbors:
- a CDS encoding SdrD B-like domain-containing protein, which yields MLLTTPTTSGTNVNDKVNFTNLTMTTTQGRTLNGNPDVWITSADNIIIKGNYQIDNTVKEGDYFTVKYGDYIRPGGGIDYLPGNVDLKSVDGDIVARGDYDKASNTIKYTFTNYVDQYKDIKGSFTSINSAKRENATTDKTVYPMVVTYGNQSVTKNIAVEYGNNKSDVLVSATSYSNNKQYNMVTYVNQPGSIHYNTKLTTDLNGFTLDKNNFKIYEVLDTSAMVDSFTPNYSDTSKLKDVTSSFTSAITTNNDNTQATINFGTIAQNKRYIVSQVMTRTGNTTSDTISYTLAGLDKNNKSESVKKVNSYSTSSGTSTANGTELTYEIGDYVWEDTNQDGIQNDGGKGIAGVYVKLTDTTTGTVIDRVTTDANGKYLFKNVPNGTYKVDFTAPSNYTASPVSAGSDTALDSNGQTTTVVVNNANNYTIDSGFFRNDQYKLGDYVWEDTNKNGIQDANEKGIAGVSVALKDSKGQVIDQTTTDGDGKYLFTNLKNGTYTVTFQPPAGYKATLVNQGTNNALDSNGLESTATINFADNNTIDSGFIKKDKYNIGDFVWNDSNKNGIQDAGETGIGGVTVLLKNDQGRTIANTVTDRDGKYGFYDIEEGTYTIQFIEPDGYTLAPTNVGSNTNIDSNGPVVKLVLQNNDYSNDLGLYKNTAPSLDEYEITVEDVSYKNEVRENKSLPKNTIQLAQQGEDGRDRVFYKQLGYNPDLTGKDQSKLLQVNGYYFEEVRRDHLYTSKNAIFEYNLDDNAGVTNITYNPGNNTYTVTYNDGSTKELPGQQPKGLTIDNSYINNNGDTVVNFSDGSTITIPKGKDGVDGKPGVDGKTPTVEQTPITNDKGEQTGVTIIVKDGNGNVVSTQDVLNGKNGTDGKDGAKGDKGDKGDTGAKGDKGDTGADGKDGTNGIDGKDGKSPTVEQTPIKDAQGNTIGTTIIVKDGDGKEISRQDILNGKDGANGADGKSPTVEQTPIKDAQGNTIGTTIIVKDGDGKEISRQDVLNGKDGAKGDKGDTGADGKDGTNGIDGKDGKSPTVEQTPIKDAQGNTIGTTIIVKDGDGKEISRQDILNGKDGANGADGKDGKTPTVEQTPIKDAQGNTIGTTIIVKDGDGKEISRQDILNGKDGTDGVDGKDGAKGEKGDKGDTGAKGDKGDTGADGKDGTNGIDGKDGKSPTVEQTPIKDAQGNTIGTTIIVKDGDGKEISRQDVLNGKDGAKGDTGADGKDGTNGIDGKDGKTPSVEQTPIKDAQGNTIGTTIIVKDGDGKEISRQDILNGKDGANGADGKDGKSPTVEQTPIKDAQGNTIGTTIIVKDGDGKEISRQDILNGKDGANGADGKDGKTPTVEQTPIKDAQGNTIGTTIIVKDGDGKEISRQDILNGKDGTDGVDGKDGAKGDKGDTGAKGDKGDKGDTGANGKDGTNGTSVTTITEAGTKDGQNGSYVRTYEINPDGSRGNLISETFIKDGKDGINGIDGTSITAETTPGIDSDGNNGSYIRIYEVNPDGSRGNLISETFIKDGAKGDTGANGKDGTNGIDGKDGKSPTVEQTPIKDAQGNTIGTTIIVKDGDGKEISRQDVLNGKDGADGADGKDGKTPTVEQTPIKDAQGNTIGTTIIVKDGDGKEISRQDVLNGKDGTDGVDGKDGAKGEKGDKGDTGAKGDKGDKGDKGDTGADGKDGTNGVDGKDGKTPTVEQTPIKDAQGNTIGTTIIVKDGDGKEISRQDILNGQDGKSPQVKQEPILDKDGNQIGVKIITIDGDGKVTDTQNIMNGKNGADGKDGIDGKTPSVEQQPILDKDGNQIGVTIIVRDGNGTELSRQDVMNGQKGTDGANGKDGLNGKDGKTPSVEQQPILDKDGNQIGVTIIVKDGDGKEINRQNIMNGTNGVDGKSPSIETRPVLDDSGKQTGIIVITRDGDGKEINRQTITNGIDGKSITAVTERGEQNGQPGSYVRVYEVNPDGSRGNLISESFVADGQKGTDGTNGVDGKDGKTPSIEQQPILDKDGNQIGVTVIVKDGDGKEINRQNILNGQNGQNGKDGVDGQNGKSITSVTERGEQNGQSGSYIKIYEVNPDGSRGNLISETFIADGKDGKNGIDGKDGKTPSIEQQPIIDKDGKQIGVTVIVKDGNGHEIDRQTIMNGKDGIDGKDGKTPSIEQQPILDKDGKQIGVTVIVKNGDGQEISRQNIYNGQNGQNGVDGQDGKTPSVEQQPILDKDGNQIGVTVITRDGNGNEVSRQNVYNGQNGKDGKTPTIEQRPITDDQGKQIGVTIIVKDGDGNEISRQTIVNGTDGQNGVDGQNGKSVTAITERGEQNGQSGSYIRIYEQNADGTQGKLISETFIADGQNGTNGKDGQNGIDGKDGKSPSIEQRPIIDKDGKQIGVTVIVKDSNGQEISHQDIYNGQDGQNGIDGKDGKSPSIEQQPIIDKDGKQIGVTIIVKDIDGKEISRQNIYNGQDGKTPTVEQQPSYDKDGKQNGIIIIVRDGNGNEINRQTVLNGKDGIDGKTPSVEQQPILDKDGKQIGLTIIVKDGNGKEISRQNIYNGQDGKDGKDGINGKDGQSVIALTERGTKDDQTGSYVRIYEKNADGTQGKLISETFIADGKNGKDGQDGKTPSIEQQPLKDSEGKQVGIVVIIKDGNGKEVSREVILNGINGQNGKDGKDGKTPTVDIVPIKDKDGKQIGITIIVKDGDGKETSHQDILNSSNTNITNITNIYINIEGNLVITCNDGTKIVCPCHPSNPGTPDKPSNPGTPDKPSNPGTPDKPSNPGTPDKPSNPGTPDKPSNPGTPDKPSNPGTPDKPSNPGTPDKPSNPGTPDKPSNPGTPDKPNNPGTPDKPSNPGTPDKPSNPGTPDKPSNPGTPSNPENTQHNQQHTVKTGKEQYFKYNTTISYHKIEHKQTVTNDGTTKQQLPSTGGMTHSHNTELFGSLFALASSLLLLGGRRRQQKSK from the coding sequence ATGTTATTGACAACACCGACAACTTCAGGTACCAATGTCAATGATAAAGTGAATTTTACTAATTTAACAATGACTACGACACAAGGTCGTACGCTAAATGGTAATCCAGATGTGTGGATAACATCAGCTGATAATATTATTATTAAAGGGAATTATCAAATTGATAATACAGTTAAAGAGGGAGACTACTTTACTGTAAAATACGGAGACTATATTAGACCAGGTGGAGGAATTGATTATTTACCAGGAAATGTAGATTTGAAAAGTGTTGATGGAGATATCGTTGCACGTGGTGATTATGATAAGGCATCTAATACCATTAAATACACGTTCACCAATTATGTAGATCAATATAAGGATATTAAAGGTTCATTTACCAGCATCAATTCTGCTAAACGTGAAAATGCCACAACTGATAAGACAGTGTATCCTATGGTTGTAACGTATGGTAATCAATCAGTTACTAAAAATATAGCGGTAGAATATGGCAATAATAAATCGGATGTACTTGTTTCTGCAACAAGCTACTCTAATAACAAACAATATAATATGGTTACCTATGTTAACCAACCAGGATCAATTCATTATAATACTAAATTAACGACAGATCTTAATGGTTTCACATTAGATAAAAATAATTTCAAAATATATGAAGTATTGGATACTTCTGCAATGGTTGATAGTTTCACACCAAATTATAGTGATACTAGCAAACTAAAAGATGTGACGTCATCATTTACATCTGCTATAACAACAAACAATGACAATACACAAGCTACAATCAACTTTGGAACTATAGCTCAAAATAAACGCTATATTGTATCTCAAGTAATGACAAGAACTGGAAACACAACTTCAGATACTATTTCATATACTTTAGCAGGTTTAGATAAAAATAATAAATCAGAGAGTGTAAAAAAAGTGAATAGTTATAGTACATCAAGCGGTACATCTACTGCTAATGGTACTGAATTAACATATGAAATCGGAGATTATGTTTGGGAAGATACAAATCAAGATGGTATTCAAAATGACGGTGGCAAAGGTATTGCAGGCGTTTATGTCAAATTAACAGATACTACAACTGGTACTGTTATTGATCGTGTAACTACAGATGCGAATGGTAAATATCTGTTCAAAAACGTGCCAAATGGTACATACAAAGTTGACTTTACTGCACCAAGTAACTATACTGCATCACCTGTTTCAGCAGGATCAGATACTGCTTTGGATTCAAATGGTCAAACAACAACAGTAGTTGTTAATAATGCTAATAATTATACGATTGATAGTGGCTTTTTCCGCAATGACCAATATAAACTTGGAGATTATGTTTGGGAAGATACTAATAAAAATGGTATTCAAGATGCAAATGAAAAAGGCATTGCTGGTGTATCTGTTGCTTTAAAAGACAGTAAGGGCCAAGTTATTGATCAAACAACAACAGATGGTGATGGTAAATATTTATTTACTAACTTAAAAAATGGCACATATACAGTAACGTTCCAACCGCCAGCTGGTTATAAAGCAACATTAGTCAATCAAGGGACAAACAATGCTTTAGATTCAAATGGTTTAGAATCAACAGCAACTATTAATTTTGCAGACAACAACACGATAGATAGTGGATTTATTAAAAAAGATAAATATAATATTGGCGATTTCGTTTGGAACGATAGTAATAAAAATGGTATTCAAGATGCTGGAGAAACTGGTATTGGTGGCGTAACAGTATTATTGAAAAATGACCAAGGACGTACAATTGCCAATACGGTAACTGATAGAGATGGTAAATATGGATTTTATGATATTGAAGAAGGTACTTATACTATTCAATTTATAGAACCAGACGGATATACATTGGCACCAACAAATGTTGGAAGTAATACGAATATCGATTCAAATGGACCGGTTGTAAAATTAGTATTGCAAAACAATGATTATTCAAATGATTTAGGTTTATACAAAAACACAGCGCCAAGTTTGGATGAATATGAAATTACTGTTGAAGATGTAAGCTACAAAAATGAAGTGCGTGAGAATAAATCACTTCCAAAAAATACTATTCAATTAGCGCAACAAGGTGAAGATGGACGCGATCGCGTATTTTATAAACAACTAGGCTATAACCCAGATTTAACAGGTAAAGATCAAAGTAAATTATTACAAGTAAATGGTTATTATTTTGAAGAAGTGCGACGAGATCATCTTTATACTTCTAAAAATGCCATTTTTGAATATAATTTAGATGATAATGCTGGAGTGACAAACATTACGTATAACCCTGGCAATAATACGTATACTGTGACATATAATGATGGTTCGACTAAAGAATTACCTGGACAACAACCTAAAGGTTTAACAATAGACAATAGTTATATAAACAATAATGGAGATACTGTAGTTAATTTCAGTGATGGTTCAACAATAACTATTCCAAAAGGTAAAGATGGTGTCGATGGTAAACCAGGAGTTGATGGTAAAACACCGACAGTAGAGCAAACACCAATTACAAATGACAAAGGAGAACAAACTGGTGTTACGATTATTGTTAAAGATGGTAATGGTAACGTTGTAAGTACTCAAGATGTCTTGAACGGAAAGAATGGAACTGATGGTAAAGATGGAGCCAAAGGTGACAAAGGAGATAAGGGCGATACAGGTGCTAAAGGTGATAAAGGTGATACAGGTGCCGACGGTAAGGACGGCACAAATGGGATCGATGGAAAAGACGGTAAATCACCAACGGTAGAACAAACGCCAATCAAAGACGCACAAGGCAACACAATAGGTACAACCATTATCGTTAAAGATGGAGACGGTAAAGAAATTAGTCGTCAAGATATTTTGAATGGTAAAGATGGAGCTAATGGTGCAGACGGTAAATCACCAACGGTAGAGCAAACACCAATTAAAGATGCACAAGGTAATACAATAGGTACAACTATTATCGTTAAAGATGGAGACGGTAAAGAAATTAGCCGCCAAGATGTCTTGAATGGTAAAGATGGAGCCAAAGGTGATAAAGGTGATACAGGTGCCGACGGTAAGGACGGCACAAATGGTATCGATGGAAAAGACGGTAAATCACCAACGGTAGAACAAACGCCAATCAAAGACGCACAAGGCAACACAATAGGTACAACCATTATTGTTAAAGACGGAGACGGCAAAGAAATTAGTCGTCAAGATATCTTAAATGGTAAAGATGGAGCTAATGGTGCAGACGGTAAAGATGGTAAAACACCAACAGTAGAACAAACACCAATCAAAGATGCACAAGGTAACACAATAGGTACAACCATTATCGTTAAAGATGGAGACGGTAAAGAAATTAGTCGTCAAGATATCTTGAATGGTAAAGATGGAACTGATGGTGTAGACGGCAAAGATGGAGCCAAAGGTGAAAAAGGAGATAAGGGCGATACAGGTGCTAAAGGCGACAAAGGCGATACAGGAGCCGACGGTAAGGACGGCACAAATGGTATCGATGGAAAAGACGGTAAATCACCAACGGTAGAACAAACGCCAATCAAAGACGCACAAGGCAACACAATAGGTACAACCATTATTGTTAAAGATGGAGACGGTAAAGAAATTAGCCGCCAAGATGTCTTGAATGGTAAAGATGGAGCCAAAGGTGATACAGGAGCCGACGGTAAGGACGGCACAAATGGTATCGATGGAAAAGACGGTAAGACGCCAAGTGTAGAACAAACACCAATCAAAGACGCACAAGGCAACACAATAGGTACAACCATTATTGTTAAAGACGGAGACGGCAAAGAAATTAGTCGTCAAGATATCTTAAATGGTAAAGATGGAGCTAATGGTGCAGACGGTAAAGATGGTAAATCACCAACAGTAGAACAAACACCAATCAAAGATGCACAAGGCAACACAATAGGTACAACCATTATTGTTAAAGACGGAGACGGCAAAGAAATTAGTCGTCAAGATATCTTAAATGGTAAAGATGGAGCTAATGGTGCAGACGGTAAAGATGGTAAAACACCAACAGTAGAACAAACACCAATCAAAGATGCACAAGGTAACACAATAGGTACAACCATTATCGTTAAAGATGGAGACGGTAAAGAAATTAGTCGTCAAGATATCTTAAATGGTAAAGATGGAACTGATGGTGTAGACGGCAAAGATGGCGCCAAAGGTGACAAAGGAGATACAGGTGCTAAAGGCGACAAAGGTGATAAGGGTGATACAGGAGCCAACGGTAAGGACGGTACAAATGGTACATCTGTAACAACAATTACTGAAGCCGGTACAAAAGATGGTCAAAACGGTTCTTATGTTAGAACTTATGAAATTAATCCAGATGGCAGTCGCGGTAATTTAATCAGTGAAACGTTTATTAAAGATGGTAAAGATGGAATCAATGGGATAGATGGTACATCGATTACAGCTGAAACTACACCTGGAATAGATAGCGATGGTAATAACGGTTCATACATTAGAATCTATGAAGTAAATCCAGATGGCAGTCGTGGCAACTTAATTAGTGAAACGTTCATCAAAGATGGCGCTAAGGGCGATACAGGAGCCAACGGTAAAGACGGCACAAATGGTATCGATGGAAAAGATGGTAAATCACCAACGGTAGAACAAACACCAATTAAAGATGCACAAGGTAATACAATAGGTACAACTATTATCGTTAAAGATGGAGACGGTAAAGAAATTAGCCGCCAAGATGTCTTGAATGGTAAAGATGGAGCTGATGGAGCAGACGGTAAAGATGGTAAAACACCGACAGTAGAGCAAACACCAATTAAAGATGCACAAGGTAATACAATAGGTACAACCATTATCGTTAAAGATGGAGATGGCAAAGAAATCAGCCGCCAAGATGTCTTGAATGGTAAAGATGGAACTGATGGTGTAGACGGCAAAGATGGCGCCAAAGGTGAAAAAGGAGATAAGGGCGATACAGGTGCTAAAGGCGATAAAGGTGACAAAGGCGATAAGGGCGATACAGGAGCCGACGGTAAGGACGGCACGAATGGTGTAGACGGCAAAGATGGTAAAACACCAACAGTAGAGCAAACGCCAATTAAAGACGCACAAGGCAATACAATAGGTACAACCATTATCGTTAAAGATGGAGACGGTAAAGAAATCAGTCGTCAAGATATCTTAAATGGTCAAGATGGCAAATCACCTCAAGTGAAACAAGAACCAATATTAGACAAAGATGGCAATCAAATTGGTGTGAAGATTATTACTATTGATGGTGATGGTAAAGTTACAGATACACAAAATATCATGAATGGTAAGAATGGCGCAGACGGTAAAGACGGTATCGATGGCAAGACACCAAGTGTTGAACAACAACCAATACTAGATAAAGATGGCAACCAAATCGGTGTCACTATTATTGTTAGAGATGGTAACGGTACAGAATTGAGTCGTCAAGATGTCATGAATGGTCAAAAAGGCACAGACGGAGCTAATGGTAAGGATGGGCTTAATGGCAAAGATGGCAAGACGCCAAGTGTTGAACAACAACCAATACTAGATAAAGATGGCAACCAAATCGGTGTTACCATTATCGTTAAAGATGGAGACGGTAAAGAAATTAACCGTCAAAATATTATGAATGGTACAAATGGTGTTGATGGTAAATCTCCTTCAATAGAAACAAGACCTGTACTAGATGATAGCGGTAAGCAAACAGGTATCATTGTTATTACACGTGATGGCGATGGTAAAGAGATTAATCGTCAAACAATTACTAACGGAATAGATGGTAAATCAATTACAGCTGTTACAGAACGTGGCGAACAAAATGGCCAACCAGGTTCTTACGTTAGAGTTTACGAAGTAAATCCAGATGGTAGTCGTGGTAATTTAATTAGCGAATCATTTGTAGCAGATGGTCAAAAAGGCACAGATGGTACAAATGGTGTTGACGGTAAAGACGGTAAGACACCAAGTATTGAACAACAACCAATATTAGATAAAGATGGCAACCAAATTGGTGTGACAGTGATTGTTAAAGATGGAGACGGTAAAGAAATTAACCGTCAAAATATTTTAAATGGTCAAAATGGTCAAAACGGTAAAGATGGTGTAGATGGCCAAAATGGTAAGTCAATCACTTCTGTTACAGAACGTGGTGAGCAAAATGGCCAATCAGGTTCTTACATTAAAATTTATGAAGTGAATCCAGATGGTAGTCGTGGTAATTTAATCAGTGAAACATTTATTGCAGACGGTAAAGACGGCAAAAATGGCATTGATGGTAAAGACGGTAAGACACCAAGTATTGAACAACAACCAATCATCGATAAAGATGGTAAGCAAATTGGTGTAACAGTGATTGTCAAAGACGGCAATGGTCACGAAATCGATCGTCAAACGATTATGAATGGTAAAGATGGCATTGATGGTAAAGACGGTAAGACACCAAGTATTGAACAACAACCAATATTAGATAAAGATGGTAAGCAAATTGGTGTAACAGTGATTGTTAAAAACGGAGATGGCCAAGAAATAAGTCGTCAAAACATTTATAATGGTCAAAACGGTCAAAATGGTGTAGATGGCCAAGATGGCAAGACACCAAGTGTTGAACAACAACCAATACTAGATAAAGATGGCAATCAAATTGGTGTGACAGTTATTACTAGAGATGGCAATGGCAACGAAGTTAGTCGCCAAAATGTTTATAATGGCCAAAACGGTAAAGATGGTAAGACACCAACAATTGAGCAACGTCCTATTACAGACGATCAAGGTAAGCAAATTGGCGTGACAATTATCGTCAAAGATGGCGATGGAAATGAAATAAGCCGTCAAACAATTGTCAATGGAACTGATGGCCAAAATGGTGTAGATGGTCAAAACGGTAAATCTGTTACAGCAATCACTGAACGTGGTGAACAAAATGGCCAATCAGGTTCATATATTCGAATTTATGAACAAAATGCAGATGGAACACAAGGAAAATTAATTAGCGAAACATTTATTGCGGATGGCCAAAATGGTACAAACGGTAAAGACGGTCAAAATGGCATTGATGGCAAAGATGGAAAATCGCCAAGTATTGAACAACGTCCAATCATCGATAAAGATGGTAAGCAAATAGGTGTAACAGTAATTGTCAAAGATAGCAATGGTCAAGAAATTAGTCATCAAGATATTTATAATGGTCAAGATGGCCAAAATGGTATTGATGGTAAGGATGGAAAATCACCTAGTATTGAACAACAACCAATCATCGATAAAGATGGTAAGCAAATAGGTGTAACAATAATTGTTAAAGATATTGATGGTAAAGAAATAAGTCGTCAAAATATCTATAATGGTCAAGATGGTAAAACACCAACAGTAGAACAACAACCTTCTTACGATAAAGATGGTAAGCAAAATGGCATTATTATTATTGTACGTGATGGTAATGGCAACGAAATTAATCGTCAAACGGTATTGAATGGCAAAGATGGTATTGACGGTAAGACACCAAGTGTAGAACAGCAACCAATATTAGATAAAGATGGCAAACAAATTGGGCTAACTATTATAGTCAAAGATGGTAATGGTAAAGAAATAAGTCGTCAAAATATTTATAACGGTCAAGATGGAAAAGACGGCAAAGATGGTATTAATGGTAAAGATGGTCAATCAGTAATAGCACTTACAGAACGTGGAACAAAAGATGATCAAACAGGCTCCTATGTTAGAATCTATGAAAAGAATGCAGATGGAACACAAGGAAAATTGATTAGTGAAACATTCATTGCTGATGGCAAAAACGGTAAAGATGGCCAAGATGGCAAAACACCAAGCATTGAACAACAACCTCTAAAAGATAGTGAAGGAAAGCAAGTGGGTATTGTTGTTATTATTAAAGATGGTAATGGTAAAGAGGTTAGTCGCGAAGTTATTTTAAATGGTATAAATGGCCAAAATGGTAAAGACGGCAAGGATGGTAAGACACCAACTGTAGATATAGTTCCTATTAAAGATAAAGATGGTAAACAAATTGGCATTACTATTATAGTTAAAGATGGAGACGGTAAAGAAACAAGTCACCAAGATATCTTAAATAGTAGCAATACTAATATTACTAATATCACAAATATTTATATCAACATAGAAGGTAATCTAGTAATTACTTGTAATGATGGGACTAAAATCGTATGTCCTTGTCATCCAAGTAACCCAGGGACACCAGATAAACCAAGCAACCCAGGGACACCGGATAAACCAAGCAACCCAGGGACACCGGACAAACCGAGCAATCCAGGCACGCCAGATAAGCCGAGCAACCCAGGGACACCAGATAAACCAAGCAACCCAGGGACACCGGATAAGCCAAGTAACCCAGGGACACCAGATAAACCAAGCAACCCAGGGACACCGGATAAGCCAAGCAATCCAGGAACGCCAGATAAACCGAGCAATCCAGGCACACCGGATAAACCGAACAACCCAGGCACGCCAGATAAACCGAGCAACCCAGGGACACCGGATAAGCCAAGCAACCCAGGGACACCAGATAAACCAAGCAATCCAGGCACGCCAAGCAACCCAGAAAACACACAACATAATCAACAACACACAGTGAAAACTGGAAAAGAGCAATATTTCAAATACAATACAACAATTTCATATCACAAAATTGAGCATAAACAAACAGTAACTAATGACGGCACAACTAAGCAACAATTACCAAGTACAGGTGGTATGACGCATTCTCATAACACAGAATTATTTGGCTCATTATTTGCATTAGCAAGTTCATTATTACTATTAGGCGGTAGAAGACGCCAACAAAAGAGTAAATAA
- a CDS encoding 5,10-methylene-tetrahydrofolate dehydrogenase — protein MYRIGIISSPGVAHRYAERIIPKVKRKLNQLQNDDWHFEVVVDMMIGTAEDIDKGMDKIANIKANKQWDFAIGIIDLPNISDGQIVVSDVNHSRATAYISLPSLGFLNITHKLTKMISSLMTQFVNNESDHHLKIHPLAYIKKVQDTTQNNDSQYRYINATFIIAWIQLICGLTRANEPWKAITNFKKIISVAFATGTYVAIFSMPWQLSVIYSPIRFIILMIIAIVGMSCWLLYAHQLFERQTSDSQKIYRTIYNITTLLTLMVITFISYAILYILLSISVTLFVPNRLFNAWTTATSAHTFSNYLKLIWFVSSLGLLAGAMGSTVESEEKVRRLTYSYRQYYRYKQAEEDEQQQFDYNKKQIKQKNTSSNDQSD, from the coding sequence ATGTATAGAATTGGAATTATATCATCACCTGGCGTAGCACATCGCTATGCAGAGCGAATCATTCCAAAAGTTAAACGTAAACTGAATCAGTTACAAAATGACGATTGGCATTTTGAAGTTGTTGTCGATATGATGATCGGTACCGCAGAAGATATTGACAAAGGGATGGATAAAATTGCCAATATTAAAGCAAATAAACAATGGGACTTTGCTATTGGTATCATTGATTTGCCTAATATTAGTGATGGTCAGATTGTTGTGAGTGATGTTAATCATAGTCGAGCAACCGCGTATATTTCTTTACCTTCATTAGGATTTTTAAATATCACACATAAATTAACGAAGATGATTAGTTCGTTAATGACACAATTTGTGAATAACGAAAGTGACCACCATTTAAAGATTCATCCTCTGGCGTATATTAAAAAAGTTCAAGATACAACGCAAAATAATGACAGCCAATATAGATATATTAATGCGACATTTATTATTGCTTGGATTCAATTGATTTGCGGCTTAACGAGAGCAAATGAGCCATGGAAAGCCATCACAAATTTTAAAAAAATCATTTCAGTGGCTTTTGCAACGGGTACCTATGTGGCTATATTTTCAATGCCGTGGCAACTAAGTGTGATATACTCACCTATCAGATTTATCATATTGATGATTATTGCAATTGTTGGTATGTCATGTTGGTTATTGTATGCACATCAATTATTTGAGAGGCAGACGAGCGATTCACAAAAGATATATCGAACAATTTATAATATCACCACGTTATTAACATTAATGGTAATTACATTTATTAGTTACGCAATTTTATATATATTATTATCGATTAGCGTTACATTATTTGTTCCTAATCGTTTGTTTAATGCTTGGACTACTGCGACCTCCGCACACACTTTTAGCAATTATTTAAAATTAATATGGTTTGTCTCATCATTAGGTTTATTAGCAGGTGCTATGGGGTCTACAGTTGAAAGTGAAGAGAAGGTGAGACGTTTAACATATTCATATCGTCAATATTATCGCTATAAGCAAGCAGAAGAAGATGAACAACAACAGTTTGATTATAATAAAAAGCAAATAAAACAGAAAAACACTAGTAGTAATGATCAAAGTGATTAA
- a CDS encoding 5,10-methylene-tetrahydrofolate dehydrogenase, with product MAQKIIVGLVVAPGVTEKLGQQLTAELPDIFIDEIDSNISWETDLVVDPLTGFAETVDDIYNEITNYYQEKSWQYVIAITDLPMFVNGHVMALDINNEQGVAVISYPSFGWRPIKKRMTNTIVSIIRNVHQSNLADQDYDANNHIKHTMNKQFPLAKVTKAKQYLDETESKHTRYIANSSIMGMFRLISGMTFANNPLKMMISFSNIVAIAFTTGAFGMVFSTMWQLANEFSMIRLFSISVIAILGMLLWIVMAHQLWEPNNNSRHKRIIWLYNLTTIMTLLVAIIIYYCVLYMLFLTAEVILLPADFLGQQVKLGHAAGLDLYLSIPWFATSISTVAGAIGAGLLDDQRVKESTYGYRQRLRYNNKQHDL from the coding sequence GTGGCTCAAAAAATAATAGTAGGGCTCGTTGTGGCACCAGGTGTGACTGAGAAATTAGGACAGCAGTTAACAGCTGAGTTACCAGATATTTTTATTGATGAAATTGATAGTAACATCTCTTGGGAAACTGATTTAGTCGTTGATCCGTTAACAGGATTTGCTGAAACTGTCGATGATATTTATAACGAAATTACTAACTATTACCAAGAAAAATCGTGGCAGTATGTCATAGCGATAACAGATTTACCAATGTTTGTTAATGGTCATGTTATGGCATTAGATATAAATAATGAACAGGGAGTTGCCGTTATATCTTATCCGTCATTTGGTTGGAGACCAATCAAAAAAAGAATGACAAATACAATTGTCAGTATCATAAGGAATGTACATCAATCTAATTTAGCTGATCAAGATTATGATGCTAATAATCATATTAAACATACAATGAATAAACAATTTCCGTTAGCCAAGGTTACTAAAGCTAAACAATATTTAGATGAAACAGAGTCTAAGCATACCAGATATATCGCTAATTCAAGCATTATGGGTATGTTTAGATTAATTAGTGGTATGACGTTTGCTAATAATCCACTTAAAATGATGATTAGTTTTAGTAATATTGTTGCAATTGCTTTTACAACCGGAGCATTTGGTATGGTATTTTCAACAATGTGGCAACTGGCTAATGAATTTTCAATGATAAGACTATTTAGTATTTCGGTAATAGCTATTTTAGGCATGCTATTGTGGATAGTTATGGCACATCAATTATGGGAACCCAACAACAACAGTCGTCACAAGAGAATCATTTGGTTATATAATCTTACAACAATTATGACGTTACTAGTAGCAATCATCATCTACTATTGTGTACTTTATATGCTATTTTTAACGGCAGAAGTTATTTTATTGCCAGCTGATTTTTTAGGTCAACAAGTCAAACTAGGACATGCAGCTGGACTGGATTTATATTTAAGCATTCCGTGGTTTGCTACATCGATTTCAACTGTTGCCGGTGCAATTGGAGCAGGGTTGCTGGATGACCAAAGAGTTAAAGAAAGTACATATGGCTATAGACAACGGTTAAGATATAATAATAAACAACACGACCTATAA